From Ureaplasma urealyticum serovar 8 str. ATCC 27618:
TTTTCCTCCTCTTCTAATACGCGGGTCAATAATTTGATATAAAGCATCCCGAATTGTATAACCAATAATTGTAATTAATGAATAAATAATTACTAACAATAAAATTACGTTATAATCTTTTGAAATAATTGCTTCAAAGAATAATGAACCTGATCCAGGAATTTGGAAAATTTGTTCAATAAACAATGCCCCAACAAATGATCCTAAAATTACAAACGGGAAGAATGTTGCAATTGGGAATAATGATGGTTTTAAAGCATGTAATCACACAAAACGATTAACAGTTGCCCCTTTTAAGTAAGCAAATTTTGCATGCATTGAGTTTAGCTCACGATTCATTTCAACTTTAATATATTGTACATAAACAATAATTGAACCAAGTGATAACGCTAATCCTGGTAAGATATAAGTTACAAAATTATTAATATCGAATGTAAATGGTAATCCAATTTCTTTACCAATTAATAGTAGGATTAAACCAAACACAAGTGATGGTACAGCTGAAACTATGGAAATAATCACAGTTGATACACTATCTAATACTCCTCCTGGTTTACGTCCAACAAAAATACCTAAAGGGATTCCAATTACTAGCGTTA
This genomic window contains:
- a CDS encoding ABC transporter permease, whose amino-acid sequence is MNQKNSLESNSSQSNYGELPQQPTTLNQKKRVNYSFSNNFVIFGGGRSLKTAADRDHVVDPLIDFFTFDSKFMTFITKSLKLIAEFFLLAWIVITITFFLINSVPGESALTIGITSPEAKKAILAQYGLDRPLGVRYADYLANIFRGEFGVSTSIRPGVEINSFIWSRYLVSFAVGIFSVLLTLVIGIPLGIFVGRKPGGVLDSVSTVIISIVSAVPSLVFGLILLLIGKEIGLPFTFDINNFVTYILPGLALSLGSIIVYVQYIKVEMNRELNSMHAKFAYLKGATVNRFVWLHALKPSLFPIATFFPFVILGSFVGALFIEQIFQIPGSGSLFFEAIISKDYNVILLLVIIYSLITIIGYTIRDALYQIIDPRIRRGGK